One Candidatus Nitrososphaera evergladensis SR1 genomic window carries:
- a CDS encoding transcription initiation factor IIB encodes MPEDPSENPQSAASPEEEKEKKSSSLQNRHLVTDPETGELIDIKTGQVISESPLLSGEKEWRAFGTEKAGERARTGAPVSLARQDPDLSTIIGKTNRDAGGNVLDAGVRSRMARLRTWNARSQKSSPSERNLQRAFDMLARMKDRMALSDPVVEKVAYLYRKALKKKLIQGRTIDSVLAASIYIASRQMDMPRSLEDVSAKTGVSPKDIAGSYRTLVSKLDLRVPATDPVRYIAKVANNLGFSENIKRKALGILKEANSKNFIVGKDPTVIAASVLYVASRNTGEYRTQAEIANATGVTEATVRNRSKEPRKKLRSNLK; translated from the coding sequence GTGCCAGAGGATCCGTCCGAGAATCCGCAATCTGCTGCTTCTCCAGAAGAAGAAAAAGAAAAAAAGTCATCTTCTTTGCAAAATAGGCACCTGGTAACTGATCCTGAAACTGGCGAACTAATCGACATCAAGACCGGCCAGGTAATTTCCGAGAGCCCCTTACTGTCAGGCGAAAAAGAATGGCGCGCTTTTGGCACCGAAAAAGCAGGTGAACGCGCAAGAACCGGCGCGCCTGTCTCGCTTGCCCGCCAAGATCCAGACCTATCTACAATCATAGGTAAAACGAACAGGGATGCCGGGGGCAACGTCCTGGACGCCGGCGTGCGCTCAAGGATGGCAAGGCTCAGGACATGGAATGCTCGGAGTCAGAAAAGCTCGCCTTCGGAGCGAAACCTGCAGCGGGCTTTTGACATGCTTGCAAGAATGAAGGACAGGATGGCGCTATCCGATCCCGTGGTAGAAAAAGTCGCGTATCTGTACAGAAAGGCCCTGAAAAAGAAGTTGATTCAAGGAAGAACCATTGACTCTGTGCTTGCTGCGTCGATCTACATCGCAAGCAGGCAAATGGACATGCCAAGATCGCTGGAAGACGTATCTGCAAAAACAGGTGTTTCGCCCAAAGATATTGCAGGCTCTTACAGGACGCTGGTGTCCAAGCTAGACCTCAGGGTCCCGGCGACAGACCCTGTAAGGTATATAGCCAAGGTGGCAAACAACCTTGGATTCAGCGAAAACATCAAGCGCAAGGCGCTTGGAATCCTAAAGGAAGCAAATTCGAAGAACTTTATTGTTGGCAAGGATCCGACGGTGATAGCTGCTTCCGTGCTTTATGTCGCATCGCGTAATACAGGCGAATACAGGACGCAGGCAGAAATTGCAAACGCTACCGGCGTGACTGAGGCAACCGTAAGAAACAGATCAAAGGAGCCAAGAAAAAAGCTCAGGTCCAATCTGAAGTAA
- a CDS encoding antibiotic biosynthesis monooxygenase, translated as MHPHPQNNDHGANDPVTVIVTRKAKKGRIKEFEEWMDGIIHEAMKFEGHMGVHIIRPSDPPLNREYVIIFRFNTYENLAKWERSEIRKEWLKKSRDVTEGEPKVEMQTGLEFWFTPSSGSLAVPPRYKMAMVTGAVIFVLLSILVPQIQLATKDLPFQFRTLVVVAIMVLLMTYVVMPSVTRLLRPWLFKKTLL; from the coding sequence ATGCATCCACATCCGCAGAATAATGATCATGGCGCAAATGATCCCGTGACCGTTATTGTGACCAGAAAAGCCAAGAAAGGCAGAATCAAGGAATTTGAGGAATGGATGGACGGCATCATCCACGAAGCCATGAAGTTTGAGGGGCACATGGGAGTACACATAATCCGGCCGTCTGATCCACCGTTGAATCGAGAATATGTCATAATCTTCCGCTTTAACACGTACGAAAACCTGGCAAAATGGGAAAGGTCTGAGATAAGAAAAGAATGGCTCAAAAAAAGCAGGGATGTGACCGAGGGCGAGCCAAAGGTCGAGATGCAAACGGGTCTTGAGTTCTGGTTCACGCCAAGTAGCGGTAGCTTGGCGGTGCCACCGCGCTACAAAATGGCGATGGTGACAGGTGCAGTTATTTTCGTTCTCCTAAGCATCTTGGTTCCACAGATACAGCTAGCCACCAAGGATCTTCCATTCCAGTTCAGGACGCTTGTAGTGGTCGCCATAATGGTGCTGCTGATGACCTACGTCGTCATGCCGTCTGTCACAAGATTGCTGAGACCGTGGCTATTCAAAAAGACGCTATTGTAA
- a CDS encoding winged helix-turn-helix transcriptional regulator: MSDKECSMIMEAVYDMPELKSCPIETTFKIIGKRWTVLIIRELLRGTTQFNRFLENIEGITPKVLTERLRELQRFGIVRRQIVSDSPIRVEYGLTDLGKEFEPVLLAAASFSMRHMPTTVFKDGKPRTPDDILMRQQ, translated from the coding sequence ATGAGCGATAAAGAATGTTCAATGATAATGGAAGCCGTTTATGACATGCCTGAACTAAAGTCCTGCCCGATTGAAACGACTTTTAAAATCATAGGAAAAAGATGGACCGTTCTAATAATAAGGGAACTGCTCAGAGGCACAACGCAGTTTAACCGTTTTCTGGAAAATATAGAAGGCATAACGCCAAAGGTTCTCACAGAACGCCTGCGAGAGCTTCAACGGTTTGGAATTGTCAGGAGGCAAATCGTATCGGACTCTCCAATCAGGGTGGAGTACGGGCTGACGGATCTGGGTAAAGAATTCGAGCCGGTGTTGCTTGCCGCCGCTTCCTTTTCAATGAGGCATATGCCTACAACCGTCTTTAAGGACGGAAAGCCAAGAACGCCCGATGATATCTTGATGAGGCAGCAATAG
- a CDS encoding CopD family protein, producing MAVADGLVTWVHLICASIWVGGSIFIAAVAVPVLRSHTKSVEELVGLMVKLGRQFNKVTVPAFAILIVSGIYNARAFMSDPGALVDSNYGILLLIKIILVLATVGAYVVHVRTLNADMERRILSGNAGAVYVQSVRSKIIHLGRIIVFLSIAILLLAALLDSGGF from the coding sequence TTGGCTGTTGCGGACGGCCTTGTCACGTGGGTGCACCTGATCTGCGCGTCAATATGGGTGGGAGGCTCTATCTTTATCGCGGCGGTCGCGGTGCCTGTGCTGAGATCGCACACCAAGTCTGTCGAAGAGCTTGTCGGCCTGATGGTCAAGCTGGGCAGGCAGTTCAACAAGGTGACCGTGCCTGCGTTTGCAATCCTCATCGTGTCTGGTATATACAACGCAAGGGCGTTCATGTCAGACCCCGGCGCGCTTGTGGACTCTAACTATGGCATCCTGCTTTTGATAAAGATAATACTGGTGCTTGCAACCGTGGGCGCGTACGTCGTCCACGTGCGCACGCTAAACGCTGACATGGAGCGCAGGATCCTGTCTGGAAACGCCGGCGCCGTGTACGTGCAGTCAGTGCGCTCCAAAATAATCCACCTTGGAAGGATAATAGTATTTTTGTCAATAGCGATACTCTTGCTTGCCGCGCTCTTGGACAGCGGCGGGTTCTAG
- the rtcA gene encoding RNA 3'-terminal phosphate cyclase, whose amino-acid sequence MKPPTIIKIDGSQGEGGGQILRTAISLSAVTGTPVEITGIRAKRENPGLRPSHLAAVKVVADLFGAKVENLQVGADWVRFSPAKGKFAGGPCKVDIGTAGSISLTLMAAIPAVSLSGNSLEIEITGGTDVRASPTIDYLRYVVSEAYRSVGIKFSLDVLKRGYYPKGGGIVKATIEPCGEPAPAEFVNGRAVAPRITSVCSQLPKHVAERQISSALLSLEKSGVKCTNYTASFETALSPGTSVLVYSVSDFGGPFVGGDSIGEVGKRAEQVGQEAAARYLESTLAEAAVDPFLADMLVLPLCLAKGVSRYRTSKVTEHLRTNLQVASQIVAGCRYNIAQPPGKNESVITIEGAY is encoded by the coding sequence ATGAAACCACCGACAATAATAAAGATCGACGGGTCGCAGGGCGAAGGTGGAGGCCAGATACTGCGTACTGCGATCTCGCTTTCTGCAGTGACAGGCACGCCAGTTGAAATAACCGGAATTCGGGCCAAGAGGGAAAACCCCGGCCTGCGCCCCTCGCACCTTGCCGCGGTAAAGGTTGTTGCAGACCTGTTTGGCGCCAAGGTGGAAAACCTGCAGGTTGGAGCCGACTGGGTGCGCTTTTCTCCTGCCAAAGGCAAGTTCGCCGGCGGCCCGTGCAAGGTGGACATTGGCACCGCCGGGAGCATATCGCTCACGCTGATGGCTGCAATTCCTGCAGTCTCGCTGTCTGGAAACAGCCTTGAAATCGAGATAACGGGAGGCACCGACGTCAGGGCAAGCCCTACCATCGACTATTTGCGGTACGTCGTGTCAGAGGCGTACAGGAGCGTAGGGATCAAGTTCTCGCTGGACGTGCTGAAGAGGGGCTACTATCCAAAGGGCGGTGGTATTGTAAAGGCGACGATAGAGCCGTGCGGCGAGCCTGCGCCCGCAGAATTTGTAAACGGCAGGGCGGTTGCGCCCCGGATAACAAGCGTATGCAGCCAGCTTCCAAAGCACGTGGCCGAAAGGCAGATTTCGTCGGCCCTCTTGAGCCTTGAAAAGAGCGGGGTCAAGTGCACCAACTACACGGCGTCGTTTGAGACTGCGCTTTCGCCGGGCACGTCCGTACTGGTTTATTCTGTCTCTGATTTTGGCGGGCCCTTTGTGGGGGGCGATTCTATAGGCGAGGTTGGCAAGCGCGCCGAGCAGGTGGGACAGGAGGCTGCCGCAAGATACCTGGAAAGCACGCTTGCAGAGGCTGCGGTCGACCCTTTCCTTGCAGACATGCTCGTCCTGCCGCTTTGCCTTGCAAAGGGCGTGTCAAGATACAGGACGTCTAAAGTCACGGAGCACCTGCGTACAAACCTGCAGGTCGCAAGCCAGATAGTAGCAGGCTGCAGGTACAATATCGCCCAGCCGCCGGGCAAGAACGAATCCGTGATAACAATAGAAGGCGCCTACTAG
- a CDS encoding TIGR03557 family F420-dependent LLM class oxidoreductase: MVRISFMVAHEQVNSRDLLKDVALMEENGLERCWSSDHYMPWWHTGAAGGATWPWLGAALARTDDIQVGTSVTAPILRYNPAIVAQVFATLDNMFPGRTFLTVGTGESLNEVPTGNQWPPYPERLGRLKEAMQVIKRLWSEDWVDFEGTYYTIKKSNLYTKPETKIPLYVAALGRQSAELAGAESDGLVTNEVNSTLIKERLLPAFEQGARQAGKDPDSMLKAVLMPASYDEDKQKALESMGYWKGAMIKAFFDVNYPDPRDIEENGQAVGNDTIEKMMPVISSAEEGIKKLQKYADLGFTDIILVNSSPDRSKLIELVAGQIAPALEGAAGERVTTAEA; this comes from the coding sequence ATGGTCAGGATATCTTTCATGGTGGCGCACGAGCAGGTAAATTCAAGGGACCTGCTAAAAGACGTGGCATTGATGGAGGAAAACGGCCTTGAGCGGTGCTGGTCAAGCGACCACTACATGCCGTGGTGGCACACAGGCGCGGCCGGCGGCGCGACGTGGCCGTGGCTTGGCGCGGCCCTTGCCCGAACAGACGACATACAGGTAGGCACGTCCGTCACGGCCCCCATCCTGCGCTACAACCCTGCAATAGTCGCGCAGGTGTTTGCCACGCTTGACAACATGTTTCCAGGCAGGACGTTTCTCACGGTCGGTACTGGCGAGTCGCTCAACGAGGTCCCAACAGGCAACCAGTGGCCTCCGTACCCGGAGAGGCTTGGAAGGCTGAAAGAGGCGATGCAGGTAATTAAGAGGCTGTGGAGCGAGGACTGGGTGGATTTTGAGGGCACTTATTACACGATAAAAAAGTCAAACCTGTACACCAAGCCGGAGACCAAGATACCGCTGTACGTGGCTGCGCTTGGCAGGCAGTCGGCAGAGCTTGCGGGGGCAGAGAGCGACGGGCTTGTAACAAACGAGGTGAACTCCACCCTGATAAAGGAGCGGCTGCTCCCTGCGTTTGAACAGGGAGCAAGGCAGGCGGGCAAGGACCCTGACTCGATGCTAAAGGCCGTGCTCATGCCTGCTTCGTACGACGAGGACAAGCAAAAAGCGCTGGAATCAATGGGCTACTGGAAGGGCGCCATGATAAAGGCGTTTTTCGACGTCAACTATCCGGACCCCCGCGACATTGAAGAAAACGGTCAGGCGGTCGGAAACGACACGATAGAAAAGATGATGCCCGTGATATCAAGCGCAGAGGAAGGGATAAAGAAACTGCAGAAATACGCAGACCTTGGCTTTACCGACATCATCCTGGTAAATTCAAGCCCCGATAGGTCCAAGCTTATCGAGCTGGTGGCAGGGCAGATAGCGCCTGCACTTGAGGGCGCTGCAGGCGAGCGCGTGACCACTGCAGAAGCATAA
- a CDS encoding nicotinamide-nucleotide adenylyltransferase encodes MTTGLFVGRFQPFHLGHLATVKFALKSVDDLVIVVGSAQKSHEQRNPFTAGERIAMIRAALKADDGVDMGRIMTIPVPDVDVHSLWTRQVDMLVPAYNIVFVNDPFTLFLFRERGVKTVEPPLQERSRLMATEVRRRMAEGEKWQELVPAAVAKAIEQIDGVERVKAVTQQDYHHHNHNHH; translated from the coding sequence ATGACCACAGGCCTCTTTGTCGGCAGGTTTCAGCCCTTCCACCTGGGCCACCTTGCGACTGTCAAGTTTGCGCTAAAATCCGTGGACGACCTTGTCATTGTGGTCGGCAGCGCGCAAAAGAGCCACGAGCAGAGAAACCCGTTTACCGCCGGCGAGCGCATCGCAATGATAAGGGCGGCGCTAAAGGCCGACGATGGTGTCGACATGGGCAGGATAATGACGATACCCGTACCGGATGTCGACGTTCATTCGCTCTGGACACGGCAGGTCGACATGCTCGTACCGGCATACAACATCGTGTTTGTAAACGACCCTTTCACGCTCTTTTTGTTCCGAGAGCGAGGCGTCAAGACAGTAGAGCCTCCCCTGCAGGAGCGCAGCAGGCTTATGGCGACAGAGGTGAGGCGCAGGATGGCAGAAGGCGAAAAGTGGCAGGAATTGGTGCCGGCAGCTGTCGCCAAGGCCATAGAGCAGATAGACGGCGTTGAAAGAGTAAAGGCAGTCACGCAGCAAGACTATCACCATCATAATCACAATCATCACTAG
- the gatD gene encoding Glu-tRNA(Gln) amidotransferase subunit GatD — MSSGSYRGAGAELLSKHGVSAGDTVSISIDGGETMTGVLMPRYESASDSYIVIKLKSGYNTGIEAAKIKSITKIAGAAGTAATKVTQQQQPSPPSKQEDVKLPKIALISTGGTIASKIDYRTGGVRAALSAEELYASVPELASIASVDPEVLMSEYSENINPGHWTIMADRIADKVRSGRYDGIIVSHGTDTMHYTASALSFALQGLPIPVVLVGAQRSSDRPSSDAALNLIGATTFAAKAPVAGVFVAMHAGTSDDAVAVHIGTRVRKNHTSRRDAFESIDVTPVALVKDGRVEMQKQSGIDLVPRGKGKLNLQSSFDSRVALVKYHPGFDPTLVYWLISKECGAIVFEGTGLGHVNKNLFGVLKEAAEKGVHMFMTSQCIWGRVSMTVYDTGRDLLDIGVVPLSDMISETAVVKAMWALANTQDLKKTMQENLAGEMSSAIPI; from the coding sequence TTGTCAAGCGGCTCGTACAGGGGGGCAGGTGCAGAACTGCTGTCAAAGCATGGTGTCTCCGCCGGCGACACTGTCTCGATATCGATTGACGGCGGAGAGACGATGACAGGCGTCCTCATGCCGCGCTACGAGTCGGCAAGCGACAGTTACATTGTGATAAAGCTGAAAAGCGGCTACAACACCGGAATCGAAGCAGCCAAGATAAAATCGATAACAAAGATCGCAGGCGCTGCCGGGACTGCGGCAACAAAAGTTACGCAACAACAACAGCCGAGCCCGCCTTCCAAACAAGAAGATGTCAAGCTCCCAAAAATCGCGCTCATCAGCACAGGAGGAACGATAGCAAGCAAGATAGACTACAGGACGGGAGGAGTCAGGGCGGCATTGTCGGCAGAAGAGCTGTACGCGTCCGTGCCCGAGCTTGCCAGCATTGCCTCCGTGGACCCGGAGGTGCTCATGAGCGAGTACAGCGAGAACATAAACCCCGGGCACTGGACAATAATGGCGGACAGGATTGCCGATAAAGTCCGGTCCGGCAGGTACGACGGCATTATAGTTTCGCACGGCACCGACACGATGCACTACACCGCGTCGGCGCTCAGCTTTGCCCTGCAGGGCCTGCCAATCCCGGTGGTGCTTGTCGGCGCGCAGAGGTCATCGGACAGGCCGTCGTCGGACGCGGCATTGAACCTGATTGGCGCAACCACTTTTGCGGCAAAGGCTCCGGTGGCAGGCGTGTTTGTTGCGATGCACGCAGGCACCTCTGACGACGCCGTGGCCGTCCACATCGGGACGCGTGTTAGAAAGAACCACACGAGCAGGCGCGACGCGTTTGAGTCGATAGACGTGACGCCTGTTGCACTGGTAAAGGACGGCAGGGTAGAGATGCAAAAGCAAAGCGGCATCGATCTTGTGCCAAGAGGCAAGGGGAAACTGAACCTGCAATCGTCGTTTGACAGCAGGGTGGCGCTGGTAAAATACCACCCCGGCTTTGACCCTACGCTTGTCTACTGGCTGATTTCCAAAGAGTGCGGAGCGATAGTGTTTGAAGGTACGGGCCTTGGCCACGTCAACAAGAACCTGTTCGGAGTCCTAAAAGAGGCCGCGGAAAAGGGAGTGCACATGTTCATGACGTCGCAGTGCATCTGGGGCAGGGTCAGTATGACAGTCTATGACACGGGCCGCGACCTGCTTGACATCGGAGTCGTCCCGCTGTCGGACATGATATCTGAAACTGCGGTTGTCAAGGCGATGTGGGCGCTTGCCAACACGCAGGACCTCAAAAAAACAATGCAGGAAAACCTTGCCGGCGAGATGTCGTCAGCCATCCCAATTTAA